A stretch of Planococcus citri chromosome 5, ihPlaCitr1.1, whole genome shotgun sequence DNA encodes these proteins:
- the LOC135846958 gene encoding zinc finger protein 512B-like has protein sequence MKRIIYFFLLATVLAESAEKQPQKRSLEYGLQAYASLYNKFASLKGKYAPAFHYRPPAQVKTITIQKEVPVFVPQRVEVPIEKKVPVYINKEVPIYVPQPYEVPIEKKVPVYINKEVPVYVSQPIQVPVEKKVPIYIQVPVEKRVPVIVKQPFAVPVEKPYPVHVPKPYPVTVERQVPVPVEKRVPVPVDRPVAVPVEKPVPYPVHRLVPYPVHHQVTKYVQKAVPVPYPKPVFIKKPILFKHHF, from the exons ATGAAACGAATA ATATACTTTTTCCTACTAGCCACAGTACTGGCGGAATCAGCAGAAAAACAACCCCAAAAACGTTCCCTCGAATACGGTCTCCAAGCTTACGCCAGCTTATACAACAAATTCGCCTCACTCAAAGGCAAATACGCCCCAGCTTTCCACTACCGACCACCAGCTCAAGTCAAAACGATCACCATTCAAAAAGAAGTACCAGTTTTTGTACCACAACGAGTCGAAGTGCCAATCGAGAAAAAAGTCCCAGTCTATATCAACAAAGAAGTCCCTATTTACGTCCCACAACCATACGAAGTACCCATTGAGAAAAAAGTCCCAGTTTACATCAACAAAGAAGTGCCTGTCTACGTTTCACAACCAATCCAGGTACCTGttgagaaaaaagtacctatctacatcCAAGTTCCAGTCGAGAAAAGAGTTCCTGTAATAGTCAAACAGCCATTCGCAGTACCAGTTGAAAAACCTTACCCAGTCCATGTGCCAAAACCTTATCCAGTAACTGTGGAAAGGCAAGTACCAGTACCAGTGGAAAAACGAGTACCAGTGCCTGTCGATAGACCAGTAGCAGTTCCTGTAGAAAAGCCAGTACCTTACCCGGTACATCGTTTGGTACCGTACCCTGTACATCATCAAGTTACCAAATATGTACAGAAAGCTGTTCCTGTACCGTACCCTAAGcctgtttttatcaaaaaaccaatcctgtttaaacatcatttttaa
- the LOC135846957 gene encoding uncharacterized protein LOC135846957 produces the protein MHLKISHILLLATAVLALAEEKPETSKTVTKEDNKKQGKRGLFGLGYGFGEHEGLYGGYGHEGYGHGGYGHGGYGHGGYGGYGGYGYDGYGLGGYGLLDDHHHGHVKHVTITKEVPVPVPHPVAVPVEKHIPVPVKVPIAVPVDRPYPVHIPKPYPVPVEKHIPVPVDRPVPYPVKVPVAHPYPVPVPKPYPVAKPVPVPYPQPVYVEKHIPLVVKDHHHDHHDFHDFGGYHHGFDHGFASSYAYHH, from the exons atgcatttgaag ATATCTCATATCCTTTTGTTGGCTACGGCAGTCTTAGCTTTAGCAGAAGAGAAACCCGAAACTAGTAAAACGGTTACCAAAGAAGATAACAAAAAACAAGGCAAACGTGGCTTATTCGGATTAGGTTACGGATTCGGTGAACACGAGGGTCTATACGGAGGATACGGACACGAAGGATACGGACACGGAGGATACGGACACGGAGGATACGGACACGGTGGATATGGAGGATATGGCGGTTACGGTTACGACGGATACGGTCTAGGAGGCTACGGACTATTAGACGACCACCATCACGGACACGTTAAACACGTCACCATCACCAAAGAAGTCCCAGTCCCGGTACCTCATCCAGTAGCCGTGCCAGTCGAAAAACACATCCCAGTCCCAGTCAAAGTACCCATCGCCGTGCCAGTCGACAGACCGTACCCAGTCCATATTCCAAAACCATACCCAGTTCCAGTAGAAAAACACATCCCAGTCCCAGTAGACAGACCAGTACCATACCCAGTCAAAGTACCAGTTGCTCATCCTTACCCAGTTCCAGTACCTAAACCATACCCAGTAGCTAAACCAGTACCAGTACCTTATCCTCAACCAGTATATGTAGAAAAACATATCCCATTGGTTGTCAAGGATCATCATCACGATCATCACGATTTCCACGATTTCGGCGGTTACCATCATGGTTTCGATCACGGTTTCGCCAGCAGCTACGCTTATCACCATTAA